CGGCTTAAAAACGATGCAGGAACGAACGGACGAAATCGGTGGTACACTGACACTTCGATCCAAGCCAGGAGAAGGAACTTACATTGATATAAGAATTCCAAATCAGGAGGCGGATGTGGATGAGTGAAACGGTCAGAGTTGTGGTTGTAGATGATCATGATGTAGTTCGTAAAGGGGTCATTGCTTATTTAATGACAGAACCGACGCTTGATATTGTAGGAGAAGCATCTAGTGGGAATCAGGGGGCAAAGCTCGTCCTTAAAGAAAAACCAGATGTGGTGCTAATGGATCTTATGATGGAAGACGGCGACGGAATTGAAGCAACGAAGCAAATTATGGCTGAACACCCTGATTGTAAGATTATCATTCTTACAAGTTACTATGACGATGAAAAGGTGTTCCCTGCTCTTGAAGCGGGGGCTTTTAGCTACATGTTAAAAACGTCTTCAGCCGATGAAATTGCCTCGGCCATCAAGAAAGCTGCCAAGGGAGAAACCTATATTGAACCTAAGGTTGCCAACAAGATGATGACACGTTTCCGATCGAAAGAGAGGAAGCTACACGATGACTTAACAGGGCGTGAACTAGAAGTGCTGATGTGTATTGGGGATGGTTTAACCAATCAGGAAATAAGTGAGAAACTCTTTATTGGTATTAAAACGGTCAAGACCCACGTCAGCAATGTCTTAAGTAAGTTAGACGTTCAGGACCGTACACAAGCAGCCGTATACGCACATAAAAATGGGCTAATACGCTCATCGAACGATTCATAGAGAAGGCGGAGATGAAATCTGACTAGATTTCACCTCCGTTTTTATGTGGCTGGCGCAGATACATGAAACCAAATTGCCAGAAACATTTTCTTAGCTCCCTATTTTTCAACAATCCTGAGTGGGTCACTTTATTTTTACTAGAATCCCATAGGAAGCTTTATTATACTAAGGGGAGAATGCTTTTTAATTGGAGATGTTTTGAATGAGCGAACGCGTAC
The nucleotide sequence above comes from Pontibacillus chungwhensis. Encoded proteins:
- a CDS encoding response regulator, with protein sequence MSETVRVVVVDDHDVVRKGVIAYLMTEPTLDIVGEASSGNQGAKLVLKEKPDVVLMDLMMEDGDGIEATKQIMAEHPDCKIIILTSYYDDEKVFPALEAGAFSYMLKTSSADEIASAIKKAAKGETYIEPKVANKMMTRFRSKERKLHDDLTGRELEVLMCIGDGLTNQEISEKLFIGIKTVKTHVSNVLSKLDVQDRTQAAVYAHKNGLIRSSNDS